AAGAACCCCAAGCTCTTTCTTGGCACCCCGCATACGGATTATTTTTCAACACCTCTGAGACTCCAAAAGTTCCAGAGCCCGCTGACGAATTCCTTCACTTCTTCCACCCTCCCCCACGCCAGTCCCTCACCGAGTCCTGGCTACTGCAGGACACCACATGGCGGAGGCGGATCTCCGGCATGTCAACGTCGAGAGGGCTTCGCCCGACCCAAAAGATGCACGAAAGTCTGACTTTGGGGAGCTCACAGGGGGTGCGCCCCGTGCGGCCTTCACTGCGCAAGCGCACGAGGCTCGGGCCTTTCAAACCGCGGCGCGCCGGCGGTTACGTCACCACTGCGCATGCCTAGTGCGTCTCCCCGGAGAGCGCCGAGAGGCGCCGAGTTCCCTAGCAACGAGCTTTTCCCGCCTGGCTCTGGCCAAACGGCTCTCTCGCCCCTCCTCCCAGTCACtttcacaccaggctttcctagcAACCGGCTTGACCTGCAGGATTGGTCCCCAGCAGAAATTCGCCATCCTCAGCGCCCTAACTGAAGCCTGGAAAGCAAGAGGCCAGCAATCTTGAGTCGATTTTTTCAGGAAGCCGGGAGCCTACCGCAACAGGATCCCCTccatggctggctggctggctaccCTCCCCAcaccaacacacagacacacatcccCAAGAAAATCTCTGATCCCTGAAGATCAGGCCTGAGGCAGAGACAGTGTGTAAAGGACCTTAATAAACCACAAAGTATGTGCCCAAACCAGACACACACCCAGCCTTCCTTTTCCAATGGGAACTCGGCATCTGTCTACTACCATCCCCATGCCCTGAACAAGCAGCCCTCTGTTCCGTCTCCGAGAGACCCATGTGCATCCTGGGGTGGGGTCGGAGATGGAGACAGACCAAACACAGAAAAGGGAGCCAAGCATGCCTGGGCAAAACAAGCCTGGACTTGCTGGGTGCTCACAGGTAGGGCCTCACCCACACTGGGCACCTCcttggggaaggagagaagggggacGGTACCTGATCCCTATCAGCTGCTCTACCCTACAGGAAACAAAATGACCTGATTCCGATCTTGGGCTTCACATTAGGAAAAAAGGTGGTGAGGGCCGGGGCGGTGGGACCTGATGGAAGAGAGTGTTGGAAGCCCAGACGCCTGGGGCTGCAtggaggagggggctgggcaCAAGATGCCCCTGCTCCTTTTGGATTCTGGTTCCCTCTCCCCCACTCAGAGCTGGAGAGACCTACCCCCAGGGCTTACCTCATCATTTCTTAGCCTAGGGGTAACGTAGGTCCAGACCCGCCCCTTCCCAGCTTCCTATAAGAAGAGCTGGGGACCCAGGCCTGCAGGGTCACTCATCCAGCCATCATGAAGCCTTCCATGAAATCCGAGACCTTCCTGCTGGCCTCCGCTCTGCTCTGCACCCTCCTGGGTCTGGGTAAGTGACTAGGGCTCTGCAGTCCTGGAACCCTTAATACAAGGGGTATGAGAGAACATTCTGCCAGGTCCtcaagggagaagggaaagagaaggtgTCCTGGGAATTGAAATTCATGGAGAAGGCAGAGGGTAAAGGAGAGAAAGCCTGGGTCCCCAAGGGAGGAAAGCTAAAAAACATATGTGGGTTTAAATCTCTGAGAAAAGAAGGGTTTGGATGGGTTCTGCTCCCTGTATCCCAGACAGTGTCTCAAAATAGACACCTGAATTCTAGAAAATCAGATGAGAGTATGATTAGTATTTTTCATTAGTATGAAAAAAATGAGGCGACGTCGAGAGACTTCCTTTCTCCCAGGACTCTCAGCAGTTCAGGTCCCCGGTGTCCTCCTCCCTTCGATGTAGGGGTTCAGGCAGCTCCACTTTCCCCAGGACCCGGGTGCCTTGTGTCTGGGCCCCTCCTCTGAGGGGCCGCTCCTCTGGCCCCTGAGTTGCCTCTTCTCTCAGGACCAAGGAGTCCAGGTGCTTATCCTCTTAGTCCTCAATCTTTCTTCTTGACCTGGGATGCAGATCTCCTCTCAGGGACCCCTGCCTGAGCACCCACTGCCTACCGGACTTAGACAGCCCGGTACCCACAAGGAAGTTGATCCCACTTCCAAAACCAGCTGGACATGAAGGTTCACGCAGGCCCATGAAGGagttccctagtggttcagtgcagaatctgcctgccaaagctggggacatgggtgcaatccctggtccaggaagcatCTACAGGCACTGGGTCAACTAAGACCcttcaccacaactactgagctcaggctctagagcctgtgctctgcaagcgGAGAAACCAGCACAAATGAGAAACCGCAAACCGCAAGTAGGAAGCAGCATCTACTCGCTACAGCTAGACAAAAACCAACAGGAAGCAggaacccagcacagccaacaatagaaaaaagaaaattaataatataaaaagtatttttaaagttcatgGTATCTTCAGCAGGATCCCTCAAGGTTTATCAGGGGATCTACCATCCAAAGTCCCCAGCCTTGTAATTTGATAAACTTGCTCCCTGATCGGAGTTGCTTTCTGCCCTGCCCCAGAGAGCAGCTTTGCTCCCAGCACCATGGCATCCCTGCTGAGCTTCAGACAGATCTCTGTTCAGCAGCCAGTGTCCTCCCCCTGAATAATTAGGGAGAAACCAGTCCTTCTTCCTTCAgacccctccaccccatccccgTCTGGATTGGGGAGTCATGGCCCACAGACTACAGCACCATTCACTAGAGCCCCGCTCTCTAACTGCAGGGTATCCACTGAGCTGTGAGGTGTGTGTCAGTGACGGTCCCAGTTGCACTGGGAAACTGCAGCCTTGTGCCCCAGATGAGGACTCCTGCGTCGTTGTCGTGACCGAGACCAACAGAAGTAAGAGGGCAGGGGCTGGAATCACATGCTGGggaggcgggggggcggggggtgcctTCAGGATGGCAGAATCCGCCACGGGCTGGGTGAACCTTTGAGTGATGATTatcaggaaggagggaaaggcaaCCTCGAGGTGGGTGGTGGAGGGAGAATCCGGTGCAACGACAGGAACCACTGTTGCCAAGGGTTTCTGAAGATGAGACTCCAAAGAGAGGGTGGGGAAGCGCAGACACAGACTCTCTCGCCAAAGAAGGGATTAGCAAGCAACGGACACAGGGGAAGAGTGGGATCCAGAGAAGGGGGAAATCTAATAGGTACAAGGTGAAGGGGTGGGCGTAAAAAGGACTTGGGTGACTTGCAAAGAAAGTGATCAGGTTGATTCTCTGGAGCTGGGAGGGGTCTCCCAGAGATGCGGTCTGCAAGAGACTGTTCCTGACATGAGAAAGCGGGAGATACTGGCGCTGGTTGAGTTGGGTgagagctcagttgtgtctcagtctttgcgaccccatggagtgtaacccttcaggctcctctgtcctgggattttccaggcaagaatactggagaggcttgccattgcctcctccaggggatcttccccacccagggatggaacccgcgtctcttgcatctcctacattggcacgggggttctttaccactgcaccacctgggaagtcccaatacTGTCATAGAGAGAGAGACGTCTAAGGACAGATGATCACCAGGCTTGCTCCATtaagtcgcaaagaatcaggcacaactgagcacccacacacCCAAGCACGGGGGGTAAAGAGCAGAAACCCTAGGCCTGGAGGAGCCCACCCCGGCTatggtggggaaggggaaggccAGGGAGACTGGAAGACACCACTTTAGGAAGACCTGAGAGAAGCCAAGGAGGGCAGCAAGAGACCACAGCCAGGAAGTCTGGGGAGTGATCCTGGGAAATCTGGAAGCCTCTACCTtaggtggagaaggaagtgggtgTTACAGCAGGTGGGGATGGCAGCCCCATCCCAGCATTTGGTGAAAGGAATTCCAGGGGTGAGGGGAAGGCTGAAGACTGGAAGAGACCATTCACACAGGCATAGGGGTAGTCACAGGTGGTCTGGAAAAGACCACTGCAGGTGGGAGCCCTGCAGGATGGCAGTGGGGTGGCCCAGGGGCTGAAAGGGCTACCCTGGAGAGTCCAGcacagcctgggggctgcaggagGATGGGTTGCATACGTAATGAACCATTCAGAGATGCCCCAGGCAGAATAGAGGTCTAAACTGGGGAGGTGGAAGAGACCTGTCTAGACAGCAGTGGGCTGGGGCAACTCTAAGGTGGGGGAGACACCCCAGGGCAAGGGTCCAGACTGGGGCCAATGAGCCCCCTGCCCACGGTCATCCTGCAGAGGCCTCCTTGGTGGTGACCAGCTACAAGGGGTGTGTGAAATCCAGCGAGTGTGATTCCAGATTCTTCGGCATCACCGTGAACCCTGAGAACTACATGGGTTCCAAGAGGCGCTGCTGCCAGAAGGATGGCTGCAACCAGGACCCCCTGCCTGGTAAGCCCCAGCTGAGCCCGATGGCTGGAGTCccgccctgcccacccctcccccccagaGCCAGCTCTGAGCGCCTGTCTCTGACCTGCGCTGTCACGGGGCAAGCGTCTTCCTGGCGCTGAGCCTTGGTCTCTTCTCCTGTAAACTGCAGTgtccagggacgtccctggtggtccactgactAAGCCTCCATGCTCTCTCTGCAggggttggatctctggtcagggaactcgatTCCACAGGccgcaactaagatccaacacagccaaatagacATTGTTTTCTGAAAATGCAGTGTCTGTTACCAACTGCTGTCCCCTGACGGATTGGGAGGTTGGGAAAGGGACTCGCGTCTCCGATTACCTGaccctccaccctccccttcaGCGTTCGTGAGAAACCAAACAGAGAATGGCCTTCGCTGTCCTTCCTGCATCGCTGCCTTTACGGAAACATGCACTGCCAGTGAGGAAGCGCTCTGCGTTGGCGAGGAAACCCGCTGTGTCATCGTGTCTGGCCTCATGCAACCTGGTAAGGGGCACCTGGAATTCGGGAGGAGGGACAGGGGTTCCAGACAGTCCCAGAACTGGAGCCTCATGCTTCCAGATTCTAAGGGAGAGAGTGGCTCCAAAGATCTGGGGGAGAAGGTGGCTGGGGCCTATGACCCTGGACTAGGAGGAGGGAGGCTGGCGATCCTGACTGTGGTCTAAAATCCCTTGCAGCAGGTGTCAGATTTGCTGCCCGGGGCTGTGGTATGGAGACCGCCTGCCACACCAAGCCCGGAACCCTGGTGCCCTCAGGCGCTCGTTTGTTCACCATCAAGAAGACCAGCTGTCTTTGAACCCCCAGGCTTATGGCAAGGCTGAGTGAAGAACTGAGGCCCATGTGGTGTTTGTTGTCCATTCCTTCTCAGCTACGGTTCTAGAAATTGCTACGGTTCCCATGTGTCTATAAATTAAACAAGTTAACAATCCTGAGTCTGTGATGTGCTGTATTTCGGGGAGATGGGATGCAAGAAGCAGGCCTCTGAACCCTTGGGAACCGTCTCTTtgcaagaaagaaagggaagttgctACCTTTTCTTAAGGGCTTACTTCCTGCCTGGTCCCCATGCTAAGTGTTTTCCATGCGGTACCTCATTTCATAATCACAACTCAGTGACGCTGAAAGtattgcccccattttacagaggaacaCACTGAGGCACGGATTGTGGTGTCACTTGCCTTCGGTCAAACAGTTGGGAGGGTCAGACTCCAGAGTCCATGATCAGCTCTCCTAGTTAACCTGTTTTTGCCCCAGAGTTCATGTTCATCAATGTGGATATAATAGCTATAACTTCAAAGGGCTGTCTTAAGAGTCAAATGAAAGAAAACGAGAAAAGGACTTAGTGCAGTGCCTAGCacctttcaggggcttccctgctgtctcagacaggaatctgccttccaatgtgggAGTCACGGGTTCGAGGCCTGGGTgtgtaagatcctctggagaagggcctggcaacccactccattatttttgcctggagcatcccccggacagaggagtctgacaggctgcagtccatggagtcacaaagagtcagagccCACTCAGTGGCTGAGCGCACTGCACTAGCGCCTTTAAGACAGTGTCAGTTCTGGAGACAATGTGTCTGGCCAATACTTACCACCCTAATAGCTACTACTTactcagtagtcatgtgtggcagatgctgctgttgctgctgccaagttgcttcagtcgtgtccgactctgtgcgacaccatagacggcaggccaccaggctcccctgtccctggaattctccaggcaagaaccctggagtgggttgccatttccttctccaatgaatgaaagtgaaaagtgaaagtgaagttgctcagtcgtatccaactcttagcgtccccatggactgcagcctggcagtctcctccgtccatgggattttccaggcaagagtactggagtgggttgccattgccttctccggtggcaGATGCTAGACCTCGGCACCTATCAGGATACTCCGGATTATGCTACAGTAACGAGCAAGTCCCTAAACTCAGTCTTTAAAACAACAAAGTTGTATTAGTCTGTTGATGCTGTAGTAATGTTGTGTAACAAACCACGCCCAAATTGAGACTTGTAAAAAGAAACATTCTGCTTCCTAAGGGTTTGTAGGTATCTGGGGCGGCTCTGTTTCTGGCTGTGCACTGGTGGGTTTGCCTCCAGTTTGGTAGGGGTCTCTAGTTCTCCTCCGTGGGGTTCCAGAGCCTTCTGGGATTGTGACTCCCTGGTTAACGTCCTTCTCATGACAGATGACAGGGGCACAGAACCCAAGTGCACCAAAGGTCCCTGCGTAGGTTTGGGGGTGACCAGGAGACCATCCTGCACACGACCCCAGCATCCCTCCTCTCCAGGGACACTGGAGTCCTCACCCTGGatccctcctccctcagacccagAAGTCTAGGCTTCCAGCTCACAGAGTCCCAAGCATCTTCCACCCCCCTGAAACCTCAAACAACAGACACACAACAGAATTTCTACTTTTTTATTCACTCCTCTTAAAAACACCACAGGCAAACCGCCCCTGGGGCTTCATGGTTCCCTACCTCAGTGGACACACATGCATCGTTATCCAGACTGGAAGAAATTCAGCTAAGCTGATGAGGCTTTTGGACCTCCTCTGCTTCTGCCAGTGGCAACACTGAATTTCTTTCCTTGAATTTCTGCCTTCAAGGGCCTGCCAGCCTGCAGATGC
The genomic region above belongs to Budorcas taxicolor isolate Tak-1 chromosome 18, Takin1.1, whole genome shotgun sequence and contains:
- the LOC128063724 gene encoding phospholipase A2 inhibitor and Ly6/PLAUR domain-containing protein-like; this encodes MKPSMKSETFLLASALLCTLLGLGYPLSCEVCVSDGPSCTGKLQPCAPDEDSCVVVVTETNRKASLVVTSYKGCVKSSECDSRFFGITVNPENYMGSKRRCCQKDGCNQDPLPAFVRNQTENGLRCPSCIAAFTETCTASEEALCVGEETRCVIVSGLMQPAGVRFAARGCGMETACHTKPGTLVPSGARLFTIKKTSCL